A region of the Neomicrococcus lactis genome:
TTTCACTGTCTATGGCGGTTCGTTGAGCCAGGTCAACGGCGAGAAGATCGTCAAGGTTCAGGAATTCGCCCTGCGCAACGCATGCCCCGTCATCGGTATTAACGACGGCGGTGGCGCTCGCATCCAGGAAGGCGTTGCCTCGCTGGCCATGTTTGCGGATATCTTCCGCAATAACGTTCACTCTTCCGGCGTCATCCCGCAGATCTCCCTCATCATGGGCCCCTGCGCAGGCGGTGCCGCCTACTCCCCTGCTTTGACCGACTACGTGGTCATGGTGGATAAGACCAGCCACATGTTCATCACCGGCCCGGACGTCATCAAGACCGTGACCGGCGAAGAAGTGGACATGGAGACGCTCGGTGGCGCTCGCCAGCACAACGCTGTGACGGGTACGGCAACCTACCTTGCAGACGACGAAGAAGACGCAATCGACTTCGTCAAAGAGCTCCTGGACTTCTTGCCATCCAGCAACCTGTCCCCCACCCCGATGGAGGGCTTCGAGGAGAATCTTGAGATCACGGAAGAGGACGAGGCGCTCGACCTTCTCATTCCTGACTCCGCAAATCAGCCATATGACATGCGCGAAGTCATCGAGGCAATTGTCGACGACGGTCACTTCCTCGAAATGCAGTCTCTGTACGCACCGAATGTCCTCATTGGATACGCACGCGTTGAGGGCCGCCCCATCGGCATCGTGGCGAACCAGCCGATGCAGTTCGCTGGCACGTTGGACATCGCTGCTTCCGAAAAGGCCGCCCGCTTTGTCCGTAACTGCGATGCATTCAATATTCCAATTTTGACCCTCGTTGACGTTCCCGGCTTCTTGCCTGGCACGGATCAGGAGTTCCAGGGCATCATCCGCCGCGGCGCCAAGTTGCTCTACGCGTACGCAGAGGCGACGGTCCCGAAGATCACCATCATCACCCGCAAAGCTTATGGCGGCGCCTACATTGTGATGGGCTCTAAGAAGCTCGGAGCTGATCTGAACTTCGCGTGGCCTACCGCGCAGATTGGTGTCATGGGCGCTCAAGGTGCGGTCAACATTCTGTACCGCCGCGACCTAGCAGCCGTTGAAGCCGAAGGCGGCGACGTTGAGGCGCGCCGCACCGAGGTCATCGAAGGCTACGAAGCCGAGCTGCTCAATCCTTACCAGGCTGCCGAGCTTGGCTACTTGGACGCTGTCATTGCTCCTCAGAACACGCGACTTCGTGTAGTTCACGGCTTGCGAGCATTGCGCGACAAGCACGTTGCCAACCCTGCTAAGAAGCACGGAAACATCCCACTATGAGTCCAGCAGCAGCCGCACGCGGCACGCGTACATGGGAAGGCGATTCCGAAGAACAGGAAGCGCCGATCTTCAAAGTGGTCTCTGGCGATCCATCGCCGGAGGAGCTTGCTGCTCTGACGGCATGCCTTCTCGCGACGACGAGCCAATCGGAGGAAGAGCCGGAGGCACCTACGCGCAATGACTTGGTGCGTGAAGCCATCAAGCGTGGCCGGCAGTTCATGCAGCTACCGGGAATCTGGCGCGGACGACACTAAGTAGCTGATATTCAGCGACTATTTCACGTTGTAATGTTGTCTCATGACCATTGAGATGCCCATCACACGTACCCCGAGCGCCATTGACGAATCTTGCGAGAAGTTCTTTCAGGAATTCCTGAAGCTCTCCCCTGAGACTGGAGCCTCGCTCGGTATCCCCGGATACGAAGAAGGATACGAAGACCGCTCCCCTGAAGGCCGTCAGAAGCTACGCGATCTCATGCAGCGCGCGCTCGACGACATCATGGCTGCTACGCCCGTCGATGACATCGACAAGGTCACGCAGCACTCTGTCAACGAGCGACTGAGTCTCTGGATCGAAAACATCGACTCCGGCTGGACCGACCTCAACAATATTGCCTCGACACCGCAAAACGTTCGTGCAATCTTGGACCTCATGCCCACCGCAACTGCCGAGGACTGGGACCACATCGCCGGGCGTCTTGCGAATATCCCCAAGGCACTGACGCAAGCTACGGCGTCGTACAAAAAGAGCGCAAGTGAAGGCAAAGTGGCCGCGCGCCGCCAAGTGGACATTGTCCTAGGCCAGATCGCTGACTACACCAAGGACGTCGGCTTCTTCGACAGCCTCGTGGAGCGCGCGCCTGCGATCTTCTCGACCGTTCGACTCAAGGAAAGCGCGGCTGCCGCGAAAGCCGGATACGACGAGTTCGCGACGTTTCTGCGCGAAGAACTTCTTCCGATCGCACCAGAGAAGGACGCCTTTGGCCGCGAGCGCTACTTGCTAGCGAGCCGCGAGTTCCTGGGCACCACGATCGATATTGACGAGACCTATGAGTGGGGCATCGCTGAGCTGGACCGCATCATTGCGGAACAAGAGCGTGTTGCCAATGCCATCAAGCCTGGCGCTACCATCGCCGAAGCGAAAGCACTTCTCAACGAGGACTCCACGCGCGTTTTGCACGGTACGGATGCCCTAAAGGCGTGGATGCAAGAAAAGTCTGACGCGGCAGTGGCCGAGCTCGGAGAGAATCACTTCGATATTCCGGAGCCAGTGCGCAAGCTCGAATGCATGATTGCGCCGACGCAAGAAGGAGGCATCTATTACACCGGTCCGTCTGACGATTTTTCACGTCCAGGCCAAATGTGGTGGTCCGTGCCGGCCGGCGAGGAAAAGTTCCTGACCTGGTCAGAAACCAGCACGGTGTATCACGAGGGCGTGCCCGGACACCATCTGCAGGTAGCGACGGCTGTGTACTTGAAGGACACCCTCAACTCGGTGCGCCGAAACCTGATTTGGGTATCCGGTCATGGTGAAGGCTGGGCGCTCTATGCAGAGCGACTCATGCAAGAGCTGGGGTACCTCGATGATTTGGGCGACTACATGGGCATGCTAGATGCGCAGCGCATGCGTGCGGCCCGTGTGGTCTTTGACATTGGCGTCCACTGCGAGCTCGAGATTCCTGAGCAGTGGGGATCCGGCACGTGGACCCCTGAGCTGGGCTACGAGTTCTTGAAGAAGAACTTGGACACCTCCCCCGGCCAGTTGGATTTTGAGTTCAACCGCTACCTTGGCTGGGCCGGTCAGGCTCCTGCCTACAAGCTCGGCGAGCGCCTGTGGAATGAGCTTCGTGAAGAGGTCAAGCAGCGCGAGGGCGATGCGTTTGATCTCAAGAAGTTCCACAAGGACGCCTTGGCACTCGGCTCCGTTGGACTCGACACCTTGAAATACGCCTTGACGGAAGTCACAGTCGCGTAATAT
Encoded here:
- a CDS encoding acyl-CoA carboxylase subunit beta, which produces MTAPAANANAASSGEESPIDLTTTAGKIAEFRRREALSQLPSGQAAVDKQHERGKHTARERIDLLLDEGSFVEFDALAIHRTSAFGMDKKRPLGDGVVSGYGTVDGRLVAVYSQDFTVYGGSLSQVNGEKIVKVQEFALRNACPVIGINDGGGARIQEGVASLAMFADIFRNNVHSSGVIPQISLIMGPCAGGAAYSPALTDYVVMVDKTSHMFITGPDVIKTVTGEEVDMETLGGARQHNAVTGTATYLADDEEDAIDFVKELLDFLPSSNLSPTPMEGFEENLEITEEDEALDLLIPDSANQPYDMREVIEAIVDDGHFLEMQSLYAPNVLIGYARVEGRPIGIVANQPMQFAGTLDIAASEKAARFVRNCDAFNIPILTLVDVPGFLPGTDQEFQGIIRRGAKLLYAYAEATVPKITIITRKAYGGAYIVMGSKKLGADLNFAWPTAQIGVMGAQGAVNILYRRDLAAVEAEGGDVEARRTEVIEGYEAELLNPYQAAELGYLDAVIAPQNTRLRVVHGLRALRDKHVANPAKKHGNIPL
- a CDS encoding acyl-CoA carboxylase epsilon subunit; its protein translation is MSPAAAARGTRTWEGDSEEQEAPIFKVVSGDPSPEELAALTACLLATTSQSEEEPEAPTRNDLVREAIKRGRQFMQLPGIWRGRH
- a CDS encoding DUF885 domain-containing protein, with product MTIEMPITRTPSAIDESCEKFFQEFLKLSPETGASLGIPGYEEGYEDRSPEGRQKLRDLMQRALDDIMAATPVDDIDKVTQHSVNERLSLWIENIDSGWTDLNNIASTPQNVRAILDLMPTATAEDWDHIAGRLANIPKALTQATASYKKSASEGKVAARRQVDIVLGQIADYTKDVGFFDSLVERAPAIFSTVRLKESAAAAKAGYDEFATFLREELLPIAPEKDAFGRERYLLASREFLGTTIDIDETYEWGIAELDRIIAEQERVANAIKPGATIAEAKALLNEDSTRVLHGTDALKAWMQEKSDAAVAELGENHFDIPEPVRKLECMIAPTQEGGIYYTGPSDDFSRPGQMWWSVPAGEEKFLTWSETSTVYHEGVPGHHLQVATAVYLKDTLNSVRRNLIWVSGHGEGWALYAERLMQELGYLDDLGDYMGMLDAQRMRAARVVFDIGVHCELEIPEQWGSGTWTPELGYEFLKKNLDTSPGQLDFEFNRYLGWAGQAPAYKLGERLWNELREEVKQREGDAFDLKKFHKDALALGSVGLDTLKYALTEVTVA